One window of Nocardia nova SH22a genomic DNA carries:
- the gyrB gene encoding DNA topoisomerase (ATP-hydrolyzing) subunit B yields the protein MAANDSNASGSSKAKAGNKDYGASNIKVLEGLEAVRKRPGMYIGSTGERGLHHLIWEVVDNSVDEAMAGYATRVDVTLLADGGVEVVDDGRGIPVETHASGVPTVEVVMTQLHAGGKFDSDAYAVSGGLHGVGISVVNALSTRMVVDIDTDGYHWTQEYKDAKPGKLVQGEPTKRTGTTQRFWADPDVFETTTYNFETISRRLQEMAFLNKGLTITLTDERVSEAEVTDEVVSETAEAPKHDEGTSVPEQKVKTRTYYYPGGLEDFVKHINRTKQAIHNTVVAFTSKGTGHELEVAMQWNSGYSESVHTFANTINTHEGGTHEEGFRAALTTVVNRYAKEKKLLKEKDGNLTGDDIREGLAAIVSVKVSEPQFEGQTKTKLGNTEVKSFVQRTCNEHLAHWFEANPADAKTIVQKAVSSAQARVAARKARELVRRKSATDLGGLPGKLADCRSKDPSKSEIYIVEGDSAGGSAKSGRDSMYQAILPLRGKIINVEKARIDRVLKNNEVQSIITAFGTGIHDEFDISKLRYHKIVLMADADVDGQHISTLLLTLLFRFMRPLVEHGHVYLAQPPLYKLKWQRSDPEFAYSDRERDGLLEAGLAAGKKINKDDGVQRYKGLGEMNAKELWETTMDPSVRVLRQVTLDDAAAADELFSVLMGEDVEARRSFITRNAKDVRFLDV from the coding sequence GTGGCTGCCAACGACTCCAACGCAAGCGGCTCGTCCAAGGCGAAAGCGGGCAACAAGGACTACGGTGCCTCCAACATCAAGGTCCTCGAAGGACTCGAGGCGGTCCGCAAGCGCCCGGGTATGTACATCGGTTCCACCGGTGAGCGCGGTCTGCACCACCTCATCTGGGAGGTTGTGGACAACTCCGTCGACGAGGCGATGGCGGGCTACGCCACCCGGGTCGACGTGACGCTCCTCGCTGACGGCGGCGTCGAGGTCGTCGACGACGGCCGTGGCATTCCGGTGGAGACGCACGCCTCGGGCGTGCCCACCGTCGAGGTCGTCATGACCCAGCTGCACGCGGGCGGCAAGTTCGACTCGGATGCCTACGCGGTGTCCGGTGGTCTGCACGGCGTCGGTATCTCGGTGGTGAACGCGCTGTCGACCCGCATGGTGGTCGACATCGACACCGACGGTTACCACTGGACGCAGGAGTACAAGGACGCCAAGCCCGGCAAGCTCGTCCAGGGCGAGCCGACCAAGCGGACCGGTACCACGCAGCGCTTCTGGGCGGATCCGGACGTCTTCGAGACCACGACCTACAACTTCGAGACGATCTCGCGCCGGCTGCAGGAGATGGCGTTCCTGAACAAGGGACTGACCATCACCCTGACCGACGAGCGGGTCAGCGAGGCCGAGGTCACCGACGAGGTGGTCAGTGAGACCGCCGAGGCGCCCAAGCACGACGAGGGCACGTCCGTACCCGAGCAGAAGGTCAAGACCCGCACCTATTACTACCCGGGCGGTCTCGAGGACTTCGTCAAGCACATCAACCGCACCAAGCAGGCGATCCACAACACGGTCGTCGCCTTCACCAGCAAGGGCACCGGCCACGAGCTCGAGGTCGCGATGCAGTGGAATTCGGGCTACTCCGAATCCGTCCACACCTTCGCCAACACCATCAACACCCATGAGGGCGGCACCCACGAAGAGGGCTTCCGTGCGGCGCTGACCACGGTCGTCAACCGGTACGCCAAGGAGAAGAAGCTCCTCAAGGAGAAGGACGGCAACCTCACCGGTGACGACATCCGCGAGGGCCTGGCGGCCATCGTGAGCGTCAAGGTCAGCGAGCCGCAGTTCGAGGGCCAGACCAAGACCAAGCTCGGCAATACCGAGGTCAAGTCCTTCGTTCAGCGCACCTGCAACGAGCACCTGGCGCACTGGTTCGAGGCGAATCCGGCCGATGCGAAGACCATCGTGCAGAAGGCGGTGTCCTCGGCGCAGGCGCGAGTCGCGGCTCGTAAGGCCCGTGAGCTGGTGCGGCGCAAGAGCGCGACCGATCTGGGTGGTCTGCCCGGCAAGCTGGCCGACTGCCGGTCGAAGGATCCGAGCAAGTCCGAGATCTACATCGTCGAGGGCGACTCCGCCGGCGGCTCGGCCAAATCCGGCCGTGACTCGATGTATCAGGCGATCCTGCCGCTGCGCGGAAAGATCATCAACGTCGAGAAGGCCCGTATCGACCGGGTGCTCAAGAACAACGAGGTCCAGTCGATCATCACGGCCTTCGGCACCGGTATCCACGACGAGTTCGACATCTCCAAGCTGCGGTATCACAAGATCGTGCTGATGGCCGACGCCGACGTCGACGGCCAGCACATCTCGACCCTGCTGCTGACCCTGCTGTTCCGCTTCATGCGGCCGCTGGTCGAACACGGTCACGTGTATCTGGCGCAGCCGCCGCTGTACAAGCTCAAGTGGCAGCGGTCGGATCCGGAGTTCGCCTACTCCGACCGGGAGCGCGACGGTCTGCTGGAGGCCGGTCTGGCCGCCGGAAAGAAGATCAACAAGGACGACGGCGTCCAGCGCTACAAGGGTCTGGGCGAGATGAACGCCAAGGAGCTGTGGGAGACCACCATGGATCCGTCGGTGCGGGTGCTTCGTCAGGTGACGTTGGACGACGCGGCCGCGGCCGACGAGCTGTTCTCCGTGCTGATGGGTGAGGACGTCGAGGCGCGTCGCAGTTTCATCACCCGCAACGCCAAGGACGTCCGCTTCCTCGATGTGTAG
- a CDS encoding DUF3566 domain-containing protein, which translates to MTTPNQPNDERNHANGVTERIAPSPIPPRPAPRSGSSAENGSGNSSASSEPKGDSAKAGGSAPDIADNGDGRGSRFEEGWSQLPQREPQSNLNRPGQAPVQGRSAAQSGLGGGVSNARTTTDLAAKAARKEAAMVKSVGIDGPTRSIARPELIKDLPDLSDLRHPLPQSETAAAQQVPMAAMPPSHNAAPGVSPAAPAAVAQAVSSGDPLRATVQVRHIDPWSTLKVSLVISVAMFFVWMLAVGFLYIVLSGMGVWDRLNSTFTDMVNDNNSSATTIIDAGSVFGYAAVVGLINVVLFTALSTVGVFIYNQCTDLVGGVQVTLADPD; encoded by the coding sequence TTGACCACTCCGAATCAGCCGAACGACGAGCGAAACCACGCCAACGGTGTGACCGAGCGGATCGCACCGTCGCCGATTCCGCCGCGGCCCGCGCCGCGGTCGGGGTCGTCGGCCGAGAACGGCTCGGGTAATTCGTCCGCATCGTCCGAGCCGAAAGGTGATTCCGCGAAGGCCGGTGGGTCGGCGCCGGATATCGCCGACAATGGTGACGGTCGTGGATCGCGTTTCGAGGAGGGCTGGTCGCAGCTGCCGCAGCGCGAGCCGCAGTCGAATCTGAACCGCCCGGGGCAGGCGCCGGTGCAGGGCCGCAGCGCTGCGCAGAGTGGCCTCGGTGGTGGTGTGAGCAATGCCCGCACCACCACCGACCTGGCCGCCAAGGCGGCGCGCAAGGAAGCGGCGATGGTGAAGTCGGTCGGTATCGACGGTCCGACGCGCAGCATCGCCCGGCCGGAGCTGATCAAGGATCTGCCCGACCTGTCGGATCTGCGTCATCCGCTACCGCAGTCGGAGACGGCTGCGGCGCAACAGGTTCCGATGGCCGCGATGCCGCCCTCGCACAACGCGGCGCCGGGTGTCTCACCGGCCGCACCGGCCGCGGTCGCGCAGGCCGTGAGCAGTGGTGATCCGTTGCGCGCGACGGTGCAGGTTCGCCATATCGACCCGTGGTCGACGTTGAAGGTGTCGCTGGTGATCAGCGTCGCGATGTTCTTCGTCTGGATGCTGGCGGTCGGATTCCTCTACATCGTGCTCTCCGGCATGGGTGTCTGGGACCGGTTGAACAGCACGTTCACCGACATGGTGAACGACAACAATTCCTCGGCGACCACCATCATCGATGCCGGTAGCGTCTTCGGCTACGCCGCCGTGGTCGGCCTCATCAATGTGGTGTTGTTCACAGCGTTGTCGACGGTCGGCGTGTTCATCTACAACCAGTGCACCGATCTGGTGGGCGGCGTGCAGGTGACGCTGGCCGATCCGGACTGA
- a CDS encoding DLW-39 family protein, with product MKLLLTIGVLAAVVFAVTKVRKRNDEDLWHEVTAR from the coding sequence ATGAAACTTCTTCTGACGATCGGTGTTCTGGCCGCAGTTGTCTTCGCTGTCACCAAGGTTCGCAAGCGCAACGACGAGGATCTGTGGCACGAGGTGACCGCGCGCTGA
- the gyrA gene encoding DNA gyrase subunit A yields the protein MTETTLPPNGGAGDRIEPVDIQNEMQSSYIDYAMSVIVGRALPDVRDGLKPVHRRVLYAMYDNGYRPDRGYVKSARPVAETMGNYHPHGDASIYDTLVRMAQPWSLRYPLVDGQGNFGSRGNDGAAAMRYTECRLTPLAMELLREIDHETVDFTPNYDGRSQEPVVLPSRVPNLLMNGSNGIAVGMATNIPPHNLNELAEAIYWALDNYDADEESTLAACMERVKGPDFPTYGLIVGGQGIHDAYTTGRGSIRMRGVVEIEEDNRGRTTIVITELPYQVNTDNFINSIAEQVKDGKIAGISDIHDESSDRAGMRIVVTVKRDAVAKVVLNNLYKHTQLQTSFGANMLSIVDGVPRTLRLDQMIRLYVDHQLDVIVRRTRYLLRKAEERAHILRGLVKALDALDEVIALIRRSANTDTARTGLMQLLEIDEIQATAILDMQLRRLSALERQKIVDELARIEAEIADLKDILEKPERQRAIVRDELAEIVEKYGDDRRTRIVAADGDVADEDLIAREDVVVTITATGYAKRTRTDLYRSQKRGGKGVQGAGLKQDDLVKHFFVTSTHDWLLFFTNLGRVYRAKAYELPEANRTARGQHVANLLAFQPEEKIAQVIQIKTYEDAPYLVLATRNGLVKKSRLTDFDSNRTGGIVAVNLRDTDELVGAALCSADDDLLLVSAHGQSIRFAANDEVLRPMGRATSGVQGMRFNTDDELLSLNVVRDGTYLLVATAGGYSKRTAIEEYTAQGRGGKGVLTLQYDPKRGSLVGALIVDDDDELYAITSGGGVIRTAARQVRKAGRQTKGVRLMNLGEGDTLLAIARNADEPDQVSGEEEA from the coding sequence ATGACTGAGACCACCCTGCCGCCCAACGGTGGTGCGGGCGACCGGATCGAGCCGGTCGACATCCAGAACGAGATGCAGAGCAGCTACATCGATTACGCGATGAGCGTGATCGTGGGCCGCGCGCTGCCCGATGTGCGCGACGGCCTCAAGCCGGTGCACCGGCGCGTGCTCTACGCGATGTACGACAACGGCTACCGGCCCGATCGCGGCTACGTGAAGTCCGCCCGCCCGGTCGCCGAGACCATGGGTAACTACCACCCGCACGGTGACGCCTCGATCTACGACACCCTGGTGCGCATGGCGCAGCCGTGGTCGCTGCGCTATCCGCTGGTCGACGGTCAGGGCAACTTCGGTTCGCGCGGCAACGACGGCGCGGCCGCCATGCGATACACCGAGTGCCGTCTGACGCCGCTGGCGATGGAGCTCCTGCGCGAGATCGACCACGAGACGGTCGATTTCACGCCGAACTACGACGGCCGCTCCCAGGAACCGGTGGTTCTCCCCAGCCGGGTGCCGAACCTGTTGATGAACGGGTCGAACGGCATCGCGGTCGGTATGGCGACCAACATCCCGCCGCACAACCTCAACGAGCTGGCCGAGGCCATCTACTGGGCGCTGGACAACTACGACGCCGACGAGGAATCCACCCTCGCCGCGTGCATGGAGCGGGTCAAGGGCCCGGACTTCCCCACCTACGGCCTGATCGTCGGCGGTCAGGGCATCCACGATGCCTACACCACCGGCCGCGGCTCCATCCGGATGCGCGGTGTGGTCGAGATCGAGGAGGACAATCGCGGTCGCACCACGATCGTCATCACCGAGCTGCCGTACCAGGTCAACACGGACAACTTCATCAACTCGATCGCCGAGCAGGTCAAGGACGGCAAGATCGCGGGTATCTCCGATATCCACGACGAGTCCTCCGACCGCGCGGGTATGCGGATCGTGGTCACGGTCAAGCGCGACGCCGTGGCGAAGGTGGTGCTGAACAACCTCTACAAGCACACCCAGCTGCAGACCAGCTTCGGCGCGAACATGCTGTCCATCGTCGACGGTGTGCCGCGTACGCTGCGCCTGGATCAGATGATCCGGCTCTACGTCGACCACCAATTGGACGTCATCGTCCGCCGCACCCGCTACCTGCTGCGCAAGGCCGAAGAACGGGCCCACATCCTGCGCGGCCTGGTCAAGGCGCTGGATGCGCTGGACGAGGTCATCGCGTTGATCCGCCGGTCGGCCAACACCGACACCGCGCGGACCGGCCTGATGCAGTTGCTGGAGATCGACGAGATCCAGGCGACCGCCATCCTCGATATGCAGCTGCGGCGCCTGTCCGCCCTGGAGCGGCAGAAGATCGTCGACGAATTGGCCCGCATCGAGGCCGAGATCGCCGATTTGAAGGACATCCTGGAGAAGCCGGAACGTCAGCGCGCGATCGTGCGCGACGAACTGGCCGAGATCGTCGAGAAGTACGGCGACGACCGGCGCACCCGGATCGTGGCGGCCGACGGTGACGTCGCCGACGAGGATCTGATCGCCCGCGAGGACGTCGTGGTCACCATCACCGCGACCGGCTACGCCAAGCGCACCAGGACCGACCTGTACCGCAGCCAGAAGCGCGGCGGCAAGGGTGTGCAGGGCGCGGGTCTCAAGCAGGACGACCTGGTCAAGCACTTCTTCGTGACCTCGACCCATGACTGGTTGCTGTTCTTCACCAACCTGGGCCGGGTGTACCGGGCCAAGGCGTACGAGCTGCCCGAGGCCAATCGCACCGCGCGTGGTCAGCACGTCGCCAACCTGCTGGCATTCCAGCCGGAGGAGAAGATCGCGCAGGTCATCCAGATCAAGACCTACGAGGATGCGCCGTATCTGGTGCTGGCCACTCGCAACGGCCTGGTCAAGAAGTCCCGGCTGACCGATTTCGATTCCAACCGCACCGGCGGCATCGTCGCGGTGAATCTGCGCGATACCGACGAATTGGTCGGCGCCGCACTGTGTTCGGCCGATGACGATCTGCTGCTGGTCTCGGCGCACGGACAGTCGATCCGTTTCGCGGCGAACGACGAGGTCCTGCGTCCGATGGGCCGCGCGACCTCGGGTGTCCAGGGCATGCGTTTCAACACCGACGATGAGCTGTTGTCGCTCAACGTCGTTCGCGACGGTACCTATCTGCTTGTCGCGACCGCGGGTGGGTACTCCAAGCGCACGGCGATCGAGGAGTACACGGCCCAGGGTCGCGGCGGTAAAGGTGTGTTGACGCTTCAGTACGACCCGAAGCGTGGCAGCCTGGTGGGAGCGCTTATCGTCGACGATGACGACGAGCTCTACGCGATCACGTCCGGTGGCGGTGTCATCCGGACAGCGGCGAGGCAGGTGCGCAAGGCAGGTCGGCAGACCAAGGGTGTGCGGTTGATGAACCTCGGCGAGGGCGATACCTTGCTCGCGATCGCACGTAACGCCGATGAGCCCGACCAGGTTTCCGGGGAAGAAGAGGCCTGA
- a CDS encoding lipocalin-like domain-containing protein, with translation MNNDIIEAWNGPGRRDGELTVVEPRHNALHSATSSLAFEHWYFDARLDNGITVVGFLTKRRPEDPPYSRPWVELMVYQPDGTRRQISRKYPRGRASFDDHTMDVRIGNNHAHTEFRPAGLPTHHLRLAEDGLDFDLRFDNELPSWMPGRGETHFGGGDSFGWVVGAPRARVSGTVTVDGVRSEVTGRGYADHNWGVGDMRKIIERWHWGRLYVEDYSLLFADVLTQRRRGAHEIAPLMLAHHDRIVLSTGEMRLREGPKRFDTTAGRDHPEWIELSVPGQVELRLDVERVIHAHDLLDDVPLVRSRLLKPLAHRFIGHPGYFRFESAFELTVHGDGEPVRRTGTTLHELVALT, from the coding sequence ATGAACAACGACATCATCGAGGCGTGGAACGGTCCCGGGCGCCGGGACGGGGAACTGACCGTGGTCGAGCCCCGGCACAACGCATTACATTCCGCGACGAGTTCACTGGCGTTCGAGCACTGGTACTTCGATGCCCGGCTCGACAACGGAATCACGGTGGTCGGATTCCTGACCAAGCGGCGCCCCGAGGACCCGCCGTATTCCCGGCCGTGGGTCGAGTTGATGGTCTACCAACCCGACGGCACCCGGCGGCAGATCTCGCGGAAGTATCCACGCGGCCGCGCGTCCTTCGACGACCACACCATGGACGTCCGGATCGGGAACAATCACGCGCACACCGAATTCCGGCCCGCCGGGCTGCCCACTCATCATCTGCGGCTGGCCGAGGACGGCCTGGACTTCGATCTCCGATTCGACAACGAACTTCCCAGCTGGATGCCGGGTAGGGGCGAAACCCATTTCGGCGGTGGCGATTCCTTCGGCTGGGTCGTCGGCGCGCCACGCGCGCGGGTGAGCGGGACGGTCACCGTCGACGGCGTGCGATCGGAGGTCACCGGCCGCGGCTATGCCGACCACAACTGGGGTGTCGGCGATATGCGCAAGATCATCGAGCGCTGGCACTGGGGTCGGCTGTACGTCGAGGACTACTCACTGCTGTTCGCCGATGTCCTGACCCAGCGGCGGCGCGGTGCGCACGAGATCGCTCCGCTGATGCTCGCCCATCACGACCGGATCGTGCTGTCCACGGGGGAGATGCGGTTGCGGGAGGGGCCGAAGCGATTCGATACCACCGCGGGACGCGACCATCCGGAATGGATCGAACTGTCCGTACCCGGTCAGGTGGAACTGCGCCTGGATGTGGAGCGGGTCATCCACGCCCACGATCTGCTCGACGATGTTCCGCTGGTGCGATCGCGCCTGCTGAAACCGCTGGCGCACAGGTTCATCGGTCATCCGGGCTATTTCCGCTTCGAATCGGCCTTCGAACTGACCGTGCACGGTGACGGGGAACCGGTCCGGCGTACGGGCACGACCCTGCACGAACTGGTGGCGCTGACCTGA
- a CDS encoding oxygenase MpaB family protein: MTQTITSPHAFRYWEAKRTPTVRRLEAVVRKVTGANLFPTDDQARALTEDLFAGDPVAERFVAEVMHGPGGAPAGRRLLDRALTEGIEAVPEAPESMRELFAEFDTVPEWVRPELVERGAAIWRRWGTMLFSFAGAETLEMYTESAVATPLSLAGGYAGNSALRRYLETCRFWMDVSQPHALLTPGSAGRATALKVRVMHVSVRAKVAGHPEWDIDRWGLPISQTYQLLTLIAGSVTPGLGLWALGYQTTPSEIRALLHFQRYMGYLLGVRLQWHPETIADSLRVLAMTIASRSYDAGEHGAELIESYPAAFAPRPEHRGWSRIRAAYNFRINSVYSAIYMAPGTRRKYTLPPAFPWVLIPVLRLPLITAMEFARRVPPIGRMHERVMVWHRDNWYRAQMQGREAEFDASGALRR; encoded by the coding sequence ATGACCCAGACCATCACATCTCCCCATGCGTTCCGCTACTGGGAGGCCAAGCGGACGCCGACGGTGCGGCGGCTCGAAGCCGTCGTGCGAAAGGTGACCGGCGCCAACCTCTTTCCGACCGACGACCAGGCCCGCGCCCTCACCGAGGACTTGTTCGCCGGTGATCCGGTCGCGGAGCGTTTCGTCGCCGAGGTGATGCACGGTCCGGGCGGCGCGCCCGCCGGGCGGCGTCTGCTCGACCGGGCGCTGACCGAAGGGATCGAGGCGGTGCCCGAGGCGCCGGAGTCCATGCGCGAGTTGTTCGCGGAATTCGACACGGTGCCCGAGTGGGTGCGCCCGGAGCTGGTCGAGCGGGGTGCGGCGATCTGGCGGCGCTGGGGCACCATGCTGTTCAGTTTCGCCGGCGCCGAAACGCTCGAGATGTACACCGAATCCGCAGTCGCGACGCCGTTGTCGCTGGCGGGCGGTTATGCCGGAAACAGCGCGCTGCGAAGGTATCTGGAGACCTGCCGGTTCTGGATGGACGTATCGCAGCCACATGCCCTGCTCACGCCCGGATCGGCCGGACGAGCGACCGCACTGAAGGTGCGTGTGATGCACGTGTCGGTGCGCGCGAAGGTGGCCGGACATCCGGAATGGGATATCGACCGGTGGGGCCTGCCGATCAGCCAGACCTATCAGCTGCTGACGCTGATCGCGGGCAGTGTGACTCCCGGACTCGGGCTGTGGGCGCTCGGATACCAGACCACTCCGTCGGAAATTCGTGCGCTACTGCACTTTCAGCGCTACATGGGATATCTGCTCGGCGTGCGGCTGCAGTGGCATCCCGAGACCATTGCGGATTCGCTGCGCGTGCTGGCCATGACCATCGCGTCGCGTTCGTACGACGCCGGGGAGCACGGCGCCGAATTGATCGAGTCGTATCCGGCCGCGTTCGCGCCGCGTCCGGAACATCGCGGCTGGAGCCGGATCCGCGCCGCCTACAACTTCCGCATCAACTCGGTGTACTCGGCGATCTACATGGCGCCGGGGACGCGGCGGAAATACACACTGCCCCCGGCATTTCCGTGGGTGCTGATTCCGGTGCTGCGGTTGCCGTTGATCACCGCGATGGAGTTCGCCCGGCGGGTGCCGCCGATCGGCCGGATGCACGAGCGGGTGATGGTGTGGCATCGGGACAACTGGTATCGAGCCCAGATGCAGGGCAGGGAAGCCGAATTCGATGCCAGCGGCGCGCTGCGGCGATAA
- a CDS encoding TetR/AcrR family transcriptional regulator, protein MTTPKNVPRSQNPQDDSRPETAPQAEAAGQAPKAPLSRKAAAQHRNRRQTTRLSYEDWVNGALDLLAREGVTAIRIPRLCQELGVTKGSFYWHFDDLEQLMAAMADRWGAMQAEAVRALADLDSIPVEARIEKMAAMLVDARHWMVEASVREWSRTDVTVAEAVRALDQRIFRTVQTIMLDLGFDPAQARQRAGAMVYLGIGLIHGRDNLPTPTPEEVQGVVDLLIRP, encoded by the coding sequence ATGACAACGCCGAAGAATGTCCCGCGGAGCCAGAACCCGCAGGACGACAGTCGGCCCGAGACGGCTCCACAGGCAGAAGCAGCCGGACAGGCGCCGAAGGCTCCGCTGTCCCGAAAGGCAGCGGCCCAGCACCGCAACCGGCGGCAGACGACCCGGCTGTCCTACGAGGACTGGGTGAACGGCGCCCTGGACCTACTCGCCCGAGAAGGCGTGACCGCGATCCGGATCCCCCGGCTCTGCCAGGAACTGGGCGTCACCAAGGGCAGTTTCTACTGGCATTTCGACGATCTCGAACAGCTGATGGCGGCGATGGCCGATCGCTGGGGCGCGATGCAGGCCGAGGCCGTCCGAGCGCTCGCCGATCTGGACTCGATCCCCGTCGAGGCGCGCATCGAGAAGATGGCCGCGATGCTGGTGGATGCGCGGCACTGGATGGTGGAGGCGTCGGTGCGGGAGTGGTCACGCACCGACGTGACGGTCGCCGAGGCGGTACGCGCGCTCGATCAGCGCATCTTCCGCACGGTCCAGACGATCATGCTCGATCTCGGTTTCGATCCGGCACAGGCCCGGCAGCGCGCGGGCGCGATGGTCTATCTCGGCATCGGCCTGATCCACGGCCGGGACAATCTGCCCACCCCCACACCGGAAGAGGTACAGGGGGTCGTCGACCTGCTCATCCGGCCGTGA
- a CDS encoding multicopper oxidase family protein has protein sequence MYRPIGRRTILRGIGAGLTAATVGRAAADPPDIASPLLFHSPPLRKFVDELPRLPILTGDRVDLIAATTEHRFHSDLPAAPAFGYNGRSYLGPTIEHTAGTPLAVRFHNRLGAHPFAADIDTSLHGVPDGYRTTVPASLHLHGGVTPPASDGHPEQLVLPGQQLDHEFPFRQSAGHLWYHDHAMGITRANVYAGLAGTVLLRDEFDTGGPDNPLGLPAGEFELPLVLQEKIFTAEGRQSLRSTVVVPQGLWEGGGAGDVGVVNGMVWPELAVARGLYRFRVINAASFSVWNLFFGNRMRFWVIGTEHGLLDAPVEVRHLRLAPAERVDLLVDFADLAPGDTVELRNDEQPVFQAAVLGEVAMPVFCRFRVLDRTGFRGPVPRTLRGGPRQPPPLPPVREPALGRDLTVSQPYELRMPPAIMSLNNLRYSDPDIEMPRQGTTEVWNIVNITPDPHPIHIHLVTFRILSRTPLRTVDYQLAHPQPPVGVRWTPDPQGFLAGPPQPPAPWESGWKDVVRVDGGTVTRVVVRFPTADELGFDPDASFARLNPATAAHSDAHTAHGNSDLRGYIWHCHLLDHEDHDMMLRFRTVR, from the coding sequence ATGTATCGACCGATCGGGCGCCGCACGATATTGCGAGGTATCGGCGCCGGTCTGACCGCTGCCACGGTCGGGCGGGCGGCCGCCGATCCGCCGGACATCGCGAGTCCGCTGCTGTTCCATTCCCCGCCGCTGCGGAAGTTCGTCGACGAGTTGCCGCGGTTGCCGATCCTCACCGGTGATCGAGTGGACCTGATCGCCGCCACGACCGAACACCGCTTCCATTCCGATCTGCCCGCGGCGCCCGCGTTCGGTTACAACGGCCGCAGCTACCTCGGCCCCACGATCGAGCACACCGCCGGTACGCCGCTGGCGGTGCGATTCCACAACCGGCTCGGTGCGCATCCCTTCGCCGCCGATATCGACACCAGCCTGCACGGAGTTCCGGACGGCTACCGGACGACGGTCCCGGCCTCCCTGCATCTGCACGGTGGCGTCACCCCACCGGCCTCCGACGGTCATCCCGAACAACTGGTGCTGCCCGGACAGCAGTTGGATCACGAATTCCCGTTCCGCCAGTCGGCCGGACATCTCTGGTACCACGATCACGCCATGGGGATAACCCGCGCGAATGTGTATGCGGGACTGGCCGGAACGGTGTTGCTCCGGGACGAATTCGACACCGGCGGGCCGGACAATCCGCTGGGTCTGCCCGCGGGCGAGTTCGAATTGCCGCTGGTATTGCAGGAGAAGATCTTCACTGCGGAAGGCAGGCAGAGCCTGCGGTCCACAGTCGTTGTCCCGCAGGGATTGTGGGAGGGCGGCGGGGCCGGCGATGTCGGCGTGGTGAACGGGATGGTGTGGCCGGAACTCGCCGTGGCGCGCGGGCTCTACCGGTTTCGCGTGATCAACGCGGCCTCGTTCAGTGTCTGGAATCTGTTCTTCGGCAATCGGATGCGGTTCTGGGTGATCGGGACCGAGCACGGTCTGCTCGACGCACCGGTCGAGGTCCGCCATCTGCGGCTGGCTCCAGCCGAAAGAGTGGATCTGCTGGTCGATTTCGCCGATCTGGCACCGGGGGACACGGTCGAACTCCGCAACGACGAACAGCCGGTCTTCCAGGCCGCGGTGCTGGGTGAGGTCGCGATGCCGGTGTTCTGCCGATTCCGGGTCCTGGATCGCACCGGATTCCGGGGACCGGTACCGCGGACGTTGCGGGGAGGTCCGCGGCAGCCGCCGCCGTTACCCCCGGTACGGGAACCGGCACTCGGCCGCGACCTGACGGTCAGCCAGCCCTATGAACTGCGGATGCCGCCCGCGATCATGTCGCTGAACAATCTGCGCTACAGCGATCCGGATATCGAGATGCCGCGCCAGGGCACGACCGAGGTGTGGAACATCGTCAACATCACGCCGGATCCCCATCCGATCCACATCCACCTGGTGACCTTCCGCATTCTGAGCCGGACACCGCTGCGCACGGTGGATTATCAACTGGCCCATCCACAACCGCCCGTCGGCGTGCGCTGGACACCGGATCCGCAGGGGTTCCTGGCCGGACCTCCGCAACCGCCCGCGCCGTGGGAGAGCGGCTGGAAGGATGTGGTGCGAGTCGACGGTGGCACCGTCACCCGCGTCGTGGTGCGCTTCCCGACCGCCGATGAGCTCGGCTTCGATCCGGACGCTTCCTTTGCCCGGCTGAACCCGGCCACGGCAGCGCATTCGGACGCCCATACCGCGCACGGGAATTCGGATCTGCGCGGCTACATATGGCATTGCCACCTGCTCGATCACGAGGACCACGACATGATGCTGCGATTCCGAACGGTGCGGTGA